A genome region from Gadus chalcogrammus isolate NIFS_2021 chromosome 7, NIFS_Gcha_1.0, whole genome shotgun sequence includes the following:
- the LOC130385713 gene encoding uncharacterized protein LOC130385713, producing MLQMDTSISSVIEDDPKYMSFSLSQQSSSSETSSSSASEEQGEWDERKWIVNESSIMQLFRTCHICAAQITDKKVTTTGSQLKIEWTCLNNHHGKWASCPDARGMAQNNLLVSAATLFSGTTFTEVHEWASILNLQLLKKSQYYSIQSDYLIPVVHFAYKDHHENLIRRLIRQKAEGESIELCGDARSDSPGYSCKYSTYSFQLLSSNEIIHFQLLQVTEASSSVAMESQGCRRGLNHLIFNEGVDIDLITTDRATSVRKIMREEFQNVHHEFDPWHVSKGIKKKLVALANKKENQVLQGWIRAILNHFWFSCSSCGESAEELKRRWTSVLHHICGEHTWEQDGRKWACPHPALNPDQQRTKRWLQPESQVFKSLRNIVEVKRLLKDLEQMTRFKHTGSLEVYHNVMLKYLPKRLHFRYDTMVARTQLAILDNNYNVGRQQTETSEGLPRYSMVFPKQSKEWVAKKIYEPTSQYFTQHLVKLVLERREERTPEDIPHVQRPANIATKERPPKEDLIRKHQSRFPRHTDV from the exons ATGCTTCAAATGGACACAAGCATTTCCTCAGTCATTGAGGATGACCCAAAATACATGAGCTTCAGCCTCAGTCAACAGTCAAGTTCAAGTGAAACCTCCAGTTCAAGTGCCTCAGAAGAGCAAGGGGAGTGGGATGAAAGAAAATGGATTGTGAACGAGTCTAGCATCATGCAACTGTTTAGAACATGCCATATATGTGCCGCACAAATCACTGATAAAAAAGTGACAACTACAGGCAGCCAACTAAAGATTGAATGGACATGTTTGAACAATCATCATGGCAAGTGGGCATCATGTCCTGATGCAAGAGGAATGGCACAGAATAACTTGCTTGTTTCTGCTGCTACGCTTTTCTCTGGAACAACTTTCACTGAAGTACACGAGTGGGCCAGCATCCTAAACTTGCAACTCTTGAAGAAATCCCAGTACTACTCCATCCAATCCGACTACCTTATTCCAGTAGTACACTTTGCATACAAGGATCATCATGAGAATCTCATTAGGCGACTTATTAGACAAAAGGCTGAAGGCGAGTCCATAGAGCTGTGTGGAGATGCCAGGTCTGACTCACcag GCTACAGCTGCAAGTATTCCACCTATTCGTTTCAGCTTCTATCCAGTAATGAGATCATTCACTTTCAACTACTACAG GTAACGGAAGCTAGCAGTTCAGTTGCCATGGAGTCCCAAGGCTGTAGGAGGGGCCTCAACCATCTCATTTTCAATGAAGGAGTAGATATAGACCTCATCACTACAGACCGGGCCACATCAGTTCGGAAAATAATGAGGGAGGAATTCCAGAATGTTCACCATGAATTTGATCCTTGGCATGTATCAAAAG GCATAAAGAAAAAACTGGTAGCACTCGCCAACAAAAAGGAAAATCAGGTCCTGCAGGGCTGGATTCGGGCGATCCTCAATCACTTTTGGTTCTCATGCTCATCTTGTGGTGAGAGTGCTGAG GAACTGAAGCGACGGTGGACCTCAGTCCTCCACCACATCTGTGGGGAGCACACATGGGAGCAAGATGGAAGAAAGTGGGCATGCCCTCACCCTGCTCTCAACCCAGATCAGCAAAGGACAAAGCGATGGCTCCAGCCAGAGTCTCAAGTCTTCAAGTCTTTACGGAATATTGTTGAAGTTAAAAGACTGCTGAAAGACCTTGAGCAGATGACTCGCTTCAAACATACAG GATCTTTGGAGGTGTACCACAACGTTATGCTAAAATATCTGCCGAAACGACTGCATTTTCGGTACGACACCATGGTAGCCCGAACACAGCTAGCCATCCTGGACAACAATTACAATGTTGGccgacagcagacagagacTTCAGAAG GACTTCCAAGATACAGTATGGTGTTCCCAAAACAGAGCAAGGAATGGGTAGCCAAGAAGATCTATGAGCCTACTAGTCAGTACTTCACACAACACCTTGTGAAACTCGTgttggagagaagggaggaaagaACACCGGAAGACATTCCACATGTCCAGCGGCCTGCAAACATTGCAACTAAGGAGAGACCCCCCAAGGAAGATTTAATCAGGAAACATCAATCCAGATTCCCTCGCCACACTGATGTTTGA
- the LOC130385716 gene encoding P2X purinoceptor 7-like yields the protein MEYERWLLEDALDFEFDGRGYRYEPEYTQEELREMEARATEAPEAPAEAVPRIAGNWWCACGKCRQMPTEHESRCCTEWDLVVTAGMANLNVSVDETVSPCISLNEVRHLLNKTVLDTFFWVPKINWKKRPTPEGPNGQLSDSQYRLVAYRVILEWALKGQPLGRGNRLALPSCVVWAVRDAFPSPTGQYAGFKPCEIEELF from the exons ATGGAATATGAAAGGTGGCTTCTGGAGGACGCACTCGATTTTGAGTTTGACGGCAGAGGATATCGGTATGAACCAGAATACACCCAAGAGGAGCTACGTGAGATGGAGGCTAGGGCTACGGAGGCGCCTGAAGCTCCGGCTGAAGCGGTCCCCAGGATCGCGGGAAATTGGTGGTGTGCCTGTGGGAAGTGCAGGCAGATGCCGACGGAGCACGAAAGTAGGTGCTGCACGGAGTGGGACCTTGTCGTCACAGCTGGTATGGCCAACCTCAATGTCTCGGTCGACGAGACTGTGTCGCCCTGCATCTCTCTAAATGAAGTGCGCCATCTCCTAAATAAAACCGTGCTGGATACTTTCTTCTGGGTCCCTAAAATTAACTGGAAGAAACGCCCCACACCCGAAGGACCGAATGGCCAACTGTCAGATAG TCAATACCGACTTGTGGCTTATCGAGTCATTCTGGAGTGGGCCCTCAAAGGTCAACCACTGGGACGAGGAAATCGCCTTGCATTACCCAGTTGCGTGGTGTGGGCTGTTAGGGATGCGTTCCCATCCCCCACTGGACAGTATGCTGGGTTTAAACCCTGTGAAATAGAGGAATTATTCtga
- the LOC130385450 gene encoding uncharacterized protein LOC130385450 — protein sequence MGSDADHGWDPEIACLVFLFWLASGTSYRVVSRAFDMPRTSVHRAVHTTSAKIASLFAQTVQHPTEEELVTVGAGFARMAGSAAFNRVVGSIDGCHVRVKPPSQDADCYLKRKLFYSVQLQAVVDHTAMFIDVCVGYTGSVHDSRVLKNSPLYLEKQYPPPGYCLIGDGGYPCLSYPMTLMTPYRQPLRSQLQAAYNSWLTKARVVVERAFGILKTRWRAIFLKALEVDVLFVPEVILCCTILHNICLSREDVLDPEDPEDGEAGAAEEEDPGREAGRISRDPYGSTLTVRDASDPRIG from the coding sequence ATGGGGAGCGACGCAGACCACGGCTGGGATCCGGAGATCGCCTGCCTGGTCTTCCTGTTCTGGTTGGCCAGTGGTACATCGTACCGTGTCGTCTCCAGGGCCTTTGATATGCCCAGAACATCCGTCCACCGTGCCGTCCACACCACCAGTGCGAAGATTGCCTCCCTGTTCGCGCAAACGGTCCAGCATCCCACAGAGGAGGAGTTGGTGACTGTGGGCGCAGGATTTGCACGCATGGCAGGGTCGGCGGCCTTCAACAGGGTGGTGGGGAGCATTGACGGCTGCCACGTCAGAGTGAAGCCCCCTTCACAGGATGCCGACTGCTACCTGAAACGCAAGCTTTTCTATTCGGTTCAGCTTCAGGCTGTGGTTGACCACACAGCAATGTTtatcgatgtgtgtgtggggtacaCCGGGTCAGTGCATGATTCGAGGGTACTGAAGAACAGCCCCCTGTACCTAGAGAAGCAGTACCCTCCACCAGGGTACTGCCTCATCGGGGATGGGGGGTACCCCTGCCTGTCCTACCCCATGACCCTGATGACCCCCTACCGTCAGCCTCTCAGGAGCCAGCTGCAGGCAGCCTACAACAGCTGGCTGACAAAGGCCCGAGTAGTGGTGGAGCGGGCCTTTGGGATCCTGAAGACCAGGTGGAGAGCCATATTTCTGAAGGCGCTGGAGGTGGACGTCCTGTTCGTCCCGGAGGTCATCCTCTGCTGCACCATACTACACAATATTTGCCTGAGCCGGGAAGACGTGCTGGACCCTGAGGACCCTGAGGACGGCGAGGCTGGagcagcagaggaagaggatccAGGACGGGAGGCAGGACGgatttcccgtgatccgtacggatcaaccctcacggttcgggacgcaagtgatccgcggatcggctga